Genomic window (Chrysiogenia bacterium):
GTGAACAGCCGGAGCAGGTTCTCCGGATCAATGCCGCAACCGTAGTCGCGAATGGATGTCTGGAGAAATCCGCGGACCGAGCCGCCGGAATCGCGCAGGGCGACGTCGCTGGTGTAGCGGGTGCTGATCTCGATTCGTCCCTCGGGCGCGCTGGCTTCGGCCGCATTCTGGATCAGGTTGAGAAACACCTGCTTGAGCGCGTCGTGGGAACCGGTCACGTGGGGCAGACTCGGGTCGTAGATTTCCTCAAATTGCTTGTCCCTGCCGGTTTCCGAGAGGGAGACGAGTTGCACCACTTCGTTGAGTACCACGTGGAGGTTCACGTCCTGATGCTCGACCGCCGGGGGACGTCCGAAGCGCAACAGGCGCTCGACGATGGAGTTGACCCGCGCGCTCTCCTTGAGGATGACCTGAATGAGCTCGGCCTGGTCGGAGCCCTTGATCTCGCGTTCGAGCAATTGAGCGGCGCCCTTGATCCCGCCGAGCGGGTTCTTGATCTCGTGGGCCAGACCCGCGGCGATGGTGCCCAGCGATGCCAGGCGGTCGTTGCGGATGAGGTCGCGTTGCAGCTCACGCACACGGCTGCGGTCGCTCAGCATGACAAGCGCGCCCCAGTAGTCCCCATCGGGGTGATGCCAGGGAGTAACCGCCGCGGTGACCGGATGCTCG
Coding sequences:
- a CDS encoding PAS domain-containing protein — encoded protein: MGREKATPDKSKRPRFGDDVASLLDSMVDALVLIDRDGTILYFNDEAERAFSISRTVATARPFDQVLAGNPWLIKLIDRTLRTNSACTDRNATLRVGPDVTGRASEHPVTAAVTPWHHPDGDYWGALVMLSDRSRVRELQRDLIRNDRLASLGTIAAGLAHEIKNPLGGIKGAAQLLEREIKGSDQAELIQVILKESARVNSIVERLLRFGRPPAVEHQDVNLHVVLNEVVQLVSLSETGRDKQFEEIYDPSLPHVTGSHDALKQVFLNLIQNAAEASAPEGRIEISTRYTSDVALRDSGGSVRGFLQTSIRDYGCGIDPENLLRLFT